The genomic segment GGATGTGGAAGCAAGAAGGAATTTTACATTTAAGGGTGTAGAGATAAAAAAGGGTGATGTTATTGTTAAAAAAGGTGAAAGGATCAGCGTTAGAAAACTTGGTCTTATTGCCTATGTGGGTTTGTTTAAGGTAAAGGTTTTTGCAAAACCAACCGTTGCTTTGATTACTACAGGCGATGAGGTGGTTTTTCCTTTTGAAAATAAACAGGATGACAGTGTTTACAATACAAATTATTTTATTGTTTCAAATCTGTTAAAAAAATGGCATGCTGATGTTTTATACTTGGGTCATGTGACTGATAATAAAGAGCTGATAAAAGAAAAAATTTTAAGAGGCTTTGAGTGCGCTGATATTGTTATTACAACAGGCGGTGTGAGCAAGGGTAGCAGGGATTTTATAAAAGAGGCTGCAGATGAGCTTGGTGTTGATATACTGTTTGATAAAACAACGGTGAAACCAGGAAAACCTGCTGTTTTTGGTGTTTTTGACAAAAAGGTGTTTTTTGGACTACCCGGCTGGCCAGCTGCACTGTTTAGTGTTGCATATTTGTATTTAAAGCCTTTGGTTTTAAAAATGGCAGGTAGAAAGGATTATAAAACTTTATTGCTTGAATGTATAGCAGATGAGGATATGCACTCAAGGAAGGGTAAGTTTTATCTGAATCGTGTGTTTTTAGACTATATAGATGGACAATTTCATGCAAAACTCACAGGTTCTCAAAAAACAGAAAACTTTTTCACCGTAGCTATAGGTGAAGGTTTTGCGATAGTTGATGAAAAGGAGGGTGACATACCCGCATCAAGCAGGCTGCCCCTTTTGATTTTTGATGATTAAGGTTTTTTGAATAAGCTTTCTATGTCTATAACCTTATCCTCTTTGGGTTTTGCAGTTTCACCCAAACTGCCTGTTGGCATTGTGGTGCTGATCTTTATATTGCTTTTTGCCTCAAAATATTTTGACTTGAGATCCTCTGGCACATTGGAATACTCAAAAAGCACCTTATCCATTGAGATTTCACCGCCAATTTTTTCCTCAAAAGGAAAGCCAAAAGGCAAGATAGCTATTTGAATACCCGCAGAGCCTGGCACAACCTGAATTAATGCAACATCCTCCAAAACATTTTTTATTTCGTTGTATGTGCCTATAACTGTATCACCGCTGACAAGTTTTACAAATTTGACATCCATTGTTTATTCCTCCAAAAAGATATTTTTTATCCATTCGATATTATCTTTGTTTATTGCAATCACATCAAATCTAATGTCTCTGTCACTTAAATGCTCTTTCATTAAAAGTTCTTTTACACATTTTTCTATTTTTGATAGCTTGCTTTTGTTTACAAAACTTGATGGGTGACCAAACCCATCCGTAGATCTGCTTTTTACCTCAACAATAACAACAACATCTTTATTTTCGGCGACTATATCTATCTCACCGTATCTGCAACGGTAGTTGCGAAAAAGAATTTTATAGCCGTTTTTTTGCAAAAAAGAGGCGGCAAGCCCTTCAGCCTGCCTGCCGATGGTATTAGAATCCCTTCTTTCTGATCTTAGCAGCTTTACCCCTTCTTTCGCGTAGATAGTATAGTCTTGCCCTTCTGACTCTTCCGCGCTGCAGGACTTCGATCTTTTCAATAGCCGGTGAATAGTAAGGGAAAATCTTTTCAACGCCAATGCCGTTTGATTCCTTTCTTACGGTAAATGTTCCGTTGAGTCCTCTTCCGCCCCTTCTTCTGATAACAATACCTGCAAAAATCTGAATTCTCTCTTTGTTGCCCTCTTTGACCTTTGTGTAAACCTTAACTGTATCACCAGGCCAGATTTCAGGAATCTCCCTGTTTAGTGATTTTAACATATCCTCTTCAAATGCTCTGAGTTTATCCATCTTCTTCTCCTGTTAACTTAAGAGTTCTTAGCTTTGATTGCTGCATTCTCCACTCTTTTATTTTTTTGTGGTTGCCGCTTAAAAGTATATCGGGCACACTCATTCCTCTAAACACCCTTGGGCGTGTGTATTGCGGATATTCCACAAGTCCATCCTCGAAGGTTTCTTCTTTAAGTGAGTCAGGATTACCCAAAACCCCTTCAAGAAGCCTTACAACAGCATCCACAATTGCCATTGCCGCAATTTCACCACCCGATAGAACAAATCTTCCTAAAGATATCTCCTCATCGGCAAGGTATCGTACCCTCTCATCAAAACCTTCATAACGCCCGCAGATTATAGCAAGAGAGCTTTTTTTTGCAAGCTCTTTTGCCTTTTGTTGATTAAAAATTTTCCCGGCAGGTGTAAGCAGTATGGTGTGTGTATTGGAGTTTTTTGACTTAACATAATCCATTGCCCTGTAGATTGGTTCTGGTTTCATCACCATGCCTGCTCCACCGCCGTATGGATAATCATCCGTTGTTCTGTGTTTATCTAAAGCAAAATCTCTGATATTTATAGCTTCTATTTGCACAATCCCTTTTTGCTGTGCTCTTTTTATTATCGATTGATTAAAAACACAATCAAACATTTCAGGGAATATACTTAAAACAAAAATTTCCATCTATTCGATTATTTCTAAAACAGCCTTCTTTCCAGCTTTTTTACTTGCTGCATTGAGAATAGTTCTTATTGCCTTGATTGTTTTACCTTCCTTGCCGATGAGTTTTCCTAAATCGCTCTTGTCAACGCTTAATTCGATAACAGTGGTTTTTTCACCGGCAATTTCTTTGATCTTTACGGCATCCTGATTGTCAACCAAACTGTTAACAATGCAGCTGATCAGCTCCTTCATGGCCATCACCCTACCTTTTTGATGAGATTTTTAACGGTTTCGGAAACTTTAGCGCCTTTTTCGATCCAGCTGTTGTATTTATCCATATCTATTTTAATTGTTGCTGGATCTGTTTTTGGATCGTAGTAGCCTAAAACCTCAAGTACCGCACCGTCTCTTTTTTTTCGAGAATCCAAAGCCACGATTCTGTAGAAGGGTTTTTTCTTGGCTCCGCCTCTTCTTAGTCTTATTGCAACCATTCTTCCTCCCTATCCATTTATTCCAAATTTTTTCATAAGATTCAGGGCTTTTGATTTATTCATATTTTTCATCATTTTTTGCATCTCAATAAACTGTTTTATAAGTCTATTTACATCGCTTACGCGCGTGCCTGAGCCTTTGGCTATTCTGCGTTTTCTGCTTGCGTTGAGGATTTTGTAATTTTCTCTTTCTTGTTTTGTCATTGACAGAATAATAGCCTCTATATGCTTGATTTCTTTCTCAAACGCCTCTTCATCATCGATTTTAATTTTATTCATACCGGGAATCATTTTTAACAGTTTTGCAATTGAACCCATTTTTTGAATCTTTTTAAGCTGATTAAGAAAATCCTCAAAGGTAAATTGCTGTTTTTTTAATTTTCTGGCAAGCTCCTTTGCCTCCTTTTCGCTCTCTGTTTGTCTTACCTTTTCGATAAGCGTTAAAACATCGCCCATCCCGAGGATTCTTGATGCAATTCTGTCAGGATAAAACGGCTCAAAGTCGCTTATCTTTTCTCCGATGCCTGCAAATTTTATCGGTTTGCCAACAACCTTCATTATCGATAAGGCTGCACCGCCCCTTGCATCACCGTCAAGTTTTGTAAATATGCTTCCCGTTATACCAACCCTTTCGTTAAAAACCTTTGCCACATTAACGGCTTCCTGGCCGATCATTGCATCGGCAACAAAGAGAATCTCATCGGGAGAGACTTTTTCTTTAATCCTTATAAGCTCATCCATCAACTCATCGTCTATATGCAATCTTCCTGCCGTATCGATGATGATTATATCTCTTCCGTTTTCTTTAGCATAATCAATCGATTTTGAAGCTATATCCTCAGGTTTTTTGTTATCCAATGCAAAAACAGGGATGTTGATCTGCTTACCTAATACTTCAAGCTGTTTAATTGCCGCAGGTCTGTAGATATCGCATGCAACAAGCAGGGGCTGTCTGCCTTTTGAGCGTAAAAATTTGGCAAGCTTGGCCGCCGTTGTTGTTTTTCCGCTTCCCTGCAAGCCCACAAGCATTATAATAAAAGGCTTTTTTGTAATTGTTAGATGAGAGACCTCACCGCCTAAGATTTCTGTGA from the Hippea jasoniae genome contains:
- a CDS encoding YraN family protein — protein: MKRSKSCSAEESEGQDYTIYAKEGVKLLRSERRDSNTIGRQAEGLAASFLQKNGYKILFRNYRCRYGEIDIVAENKDVVVIVEVKSRSTDGFGHPSSFVNKSKLSKIEKCVKELLMKEHLSDRDIRFDVIAINKDNIEWIKNIFLEE
- a CDS encoding KH domain-containing protein translates to MKELISCIVNSLVDNQDAVKIKEIAGEKTTVIELSVDKSDLGKLIGKEGKTIKAIRTILNAASKKAGKKAVLEIIE
- the ffh gene encoding signal recognition particle protein — translated: MFSDLSDKLNDIFKVIKSKGVITENDLNKALKEIKFALLEADVNYKVVKEFINDIKESLKGKELEKSLTPGQIIVEEVHKKLTEILGGEVSHLTITKKPFIIMLVGLQGSGKTTTAAKLAKFLRSKGRQPLLVACDIYRPAAIKQLEVLGKQINIPVFALDNKKPEDIASKSIDYAKENGRDIIIIDTAGRLHIDDELMDELIRIKEKVSPDEILFVADAMIGQEAVNVAKVFNERVGITGSIFTKLDGDARGGAALSIMKVVGKPIKFAGIGEKISDFEPFYPDRIASRILGMGDVLTLIEKVRQTESEKEAKELARKLKKQQFTFEDFLNQLKKIQKMGSIAKLLKMIPGMNKIKIDDEEAFEKEIKHIEAIILSMTKQERENYKILNASRKRRIAKGSGTRVSDVNRLIKQFIEMQKMMKNMNKSKALNLMKKFGING
- the rpsP gene encoding 30S ribosomal protein S16, which produces MVAIRLRRGGAKKKPFYRIVALDSRKKRDGAVLEVLGYYDPKTDPATIKIDMDKYNSWIEKGAKVSETVKNLIKKVG
- a CDS encoding molybdopterin molybdotransferase MoeA, yielding MIEVREALELIEKNVSSIDRYEEIFLDSASDRVAFEDIKSPIDVPSFDRSAMDGYALCGSHKGYKIVQSVDDFKDGCCLRINTGNRLPDNCFAVAEVEIVKKDNGFIKLLRDVEARRNFTFKGVEIKKGDVIVKKGERISVRKLGLIAYVGLFKVKVFAKPTVALITTGDEVVFPFENKQDDSVYNTNYFIVSNLLKKWHADVLYLGHVTDNKELIKEKILRGFECADIVITTGGVSKGSRDFIKEAADELGVDILFDKTTVKPGKPAVFGVFDKKVFFGLPGWPAALFSVAYLYLKPLVLKMAGRKDYKTLLLECIADEDMHSRKGKFYLNRVFLDYIDGQFHAKLTGSQKTENFFTVAIGEGFAIVDEKEGDIPASSRLPLLIFDD
- the trmD gene encoding tRNA (guanosine(37)-N1)-methyltransferase TrmD, coding for MEIFVLSIFPEMFDCVFNQSIIKRAQQKGIVQIEAINIRDFALDKHRTTDDYPYGGGAGMVMKPEPIYRAMDYVKSKNSNTHTILLTPAGKIFNQQKAKELAKKSSLAIICGRYEGFDERVRYLADEEISLGRFVLSGGEIAAMAIVDAVVRLLEGVLGNPDSLKEETFEDGLVEYPQYTRPRVFRGMSVPDILLSGNHKKIKEWRMQQSKLRTLKLTGEEDG
- the rplS gene encoding 50S ribosomal protein L19, producing the protein MDKLRAFEEDMLKSLNREIPEIWPGDTVKVYTKVKEGNKERIQIFAGIVIRRRGGRGLNGTFTVRKESNGIGVEKIFPYYSPAIEKIEVLQRGRVRRARLYYLRERRGKAAKIRKKGF